The DNA window GATTCTTTTGGTCGCAAAGCATGATTACACGGATCCAGAAACAGGGGACAACTATACGGTAAAGCGGTATCAAAGTCGTAAAATTGCCAATGAGGATGGTTGGCAACATGACAGCATTGAACTTGTGCCAGACAATCCAGACAGAAAAAAATTTCCCATCCTCCGATTTACACAAACCGACGAAGAAAATCTGCGTCCTATCGCAGAATTTGTCGCCGTGCTTAAACCAGCACCTAATAGTTGATGGATTAATTTATGCAGGCAGCCTGTCCATTTTGCCAGCCGGGGAACAGTGATATTGCTCTGCAAAATCAATTCTGCTACGCCCGATATGATCGCTATCCAGTCGGCAAGGGGCATTTGTTAATCATTCCCTTCCGGCATGTGGCCAACTTTTTTGAACTAACGGATGCCGAACGCACAGCCGCATTTGAATTAGTGTGGCAGGCCCGTACAAAATTGGTTTCAGAACTCCATCCGGATGGTTTCAACGTTGGTGTGAATGTAGGTGCGACTGCCGGACAAACGGTCATGCATGTACACATTCATCTTA is part of the Verrucomicrobiota bacterium genome and encodes:
- a CDS encoding HIT family protein; this encodes MQAACPFCQPGNSDIALQNQFCYARYDRYPVGKGHLLIIPFRHVANFFELTDAERTAAFELVWQARTKLVSELHPDGFNVGVNVGATAGQTVMHVHIHLIPRYQGDMERPEGGVRGVIPEKRIYR